TGACCATCGGCAACAGCTGGCCACAGATCTCCTTGCCCAGCTCCACGCCCCACTGGTCGAAGGAATTGATGCCAAGCATGCGTCCGGCCAGATACACCTTGTGCTCCATCAGCGCGATCAGTGCGCCGACCGAGC
The nucleotide sequence above comes from Rhodanobacteraceae bacterium. Encoded proteins:
- a CDS encoding glucose-6-phosphate isomerase, which encodes SVGALIALMEHKVYLAGRMLGINSFDQWGVELGKEICGQLLPMVTGEKPISGLDGSTAALLERYRDTR